CTTTATGGTCGGTATTAACTGATATTGGTAACCAAATAACTGCTATCCACTTAGATCTTGGAATTCCCAACTTTTCCAAACAATCTCTTCAAGCCGTTCAACAATTTGCTCAAGATAAGGGCCTCCCGTTAATTGTTATTCATTTAAAAGAACTTTTGGGTCATTCCTTACCGGAATTGCAAAACAAGATACCTCGTCCTGCCTGCTCAGTTTGCGGACTCATTAAAAGATATCTACTAAACCATTATGCCTTTCATCATGACTTTTCGGTTTTAGCTACCGGTCATAACCTCGATGACGAAGCCGCCACCCTTTTGGGGAATCTCCTTCGATGGAGAGAAGGATATCTTCAGCGTCAAAGCCCCTGCTTACCTAGTGATTATCCCGGTTTAGTAAAAAAAGTAAAACCCTTTTACACCCTAACCGACCAGGAAATTCTCTGGTATGCCCAACAGATGAAAATCCCTTTTTGTGATAGCATCTGCCCTCTCTCACAAAAAGCTTCCAGTCTTGATTTTAAAAAGGCCCTGAACGTGATCGAGGAGCAATCACCTGGAACCAAACATTATTTTTTATTTCATTACTTAGAAAAAAAGCAATTCCTCTTTCCAGAAAAGCAACCAAAGGTTGTTCTCAATAATTGTTCTTCTTGCGGCATGCCTACTACTCAAGAAAAATGTTCCTTTTGTTCAATACTTGAAACCGCCCAAAGCAAATCTCAACTTTTTATTGGAAAGAATGATATTGAGCTATGAAAATTATGGCTTTAAACAGCGGTGGATCTTCAATTAAATACGAACTCTATGAAATTGAGAAAGAATAAGAAATTTCCCTTAGTCGAGGGGTAGTAAAGCGTTTGTATCGCGATGACTCTTTTTGGGAACAAAAGATTAACGGGAAAACCTTTCAAACATCCATATCCCAGTGTTCTCATAAACTAGGTTTAAAAGCCATAATAAACAATATAATTGAATATGAACCTCTCAATGATCTAACAGGACTAAAGGCAATAGGTATTAAATGCATCATCTGAGGGAATCGAGTCAATTCCACTTCTCTGATTGATTTTCACGTAATCAGTACTCTTCGAGAATTAGAAAGCGTAACACCGGTTCACAATTCACCAACCTTACTCACCGTCGACATTTTCCAAAGGATTCTTCCCAGGTCCCCTGAGTAGGTGTTTTTGAAACTACCTTTCACCAAAGCATCCCCCCAGCACATTATACCTATGAGCTTCCTTTAGGCCTTTGTCAAAAATACAGAATTATTAAATTTGATTTTCATGGAAATTCCCATCGATATTTCGGAAAAAATATCTCAATTGACTACCGCATCTAGCCGGGTTATTTCCTGCCATTTGGGCAGTGGCAGCAGCATCTTTGCAATTCAAGATGGAAAATCATTAGATATTTCCAGTGGTTTTACTCCGTAAAGTGGAATTATTATGTCATCTCGATCGGGAGATTTTGATCCTAGGTTATTACCTACCTCCAAGAAAAAGAGAAGATGAGCTATTCTGCGATCAATGAATTATTGGTAAAGAAGTCGGGCTTCCTTGGTATCTCCGGACAAAGCACCTAAATTTGGGTATTGAAAAAAGCTGCCCGAGATGGAAACGAGCGGGCTTTGCTTGCAATTGATGTTTTTGTATACCAGGTAAAAAAGTATATTGGTTCATTTATCACTTTAATGAACGGGCTTGATTCGCTAATATTTACTGGAGGAATTGGTGAAAACGATTCTTTCATTCGTGAGAAAATTTGTAGTTATTTGGATCAGCTCGGTATTTCAATTGACCATGAAAAAATTCTTCACCATCCCCAATCCCTAAACCGATCCATGATGAAAAATCAAACGTCGAGATCTGGGTTATTCCAATCAACGAGGAATTAATGATAGCTCGAGAAACTTATGCTTATCTTCAGACCTAAGAATCTCGAATACAAAGATTTATTTTTATAATTTTAATATTTATAATATTTTTTACTGATCCGTCATTGCGAGGAACGGAGTGACGTGGCAATCTCATCCTGTAAAGTATTTATGAAGAAAGAAACTAAAAGATGAGATCCTCACGCGGGAAAGCACCAATCCGGATGACGAATTAAAGAATTCATTTGATGGTATTTTCAGGATAGAAAAAAATACTTTGACCGCTTATCTGCTTAAAAACTCCTTGGGATTATCATAAAGAATCATTTTCCCAATTTGTTCGGCTGACGACCGGCTCAGATACTTCTTTTCAACTTTTTCCGCCAATACTCGAGCAATGGTTTTGAGATTGTAAAGAAGAGATCCAACTGCCCCTTCGGCATTCCATGAATCTCCTCCCATCATGATTCGAGCCCCACCGGCAGTTTCAATCCATTCCGACAAAGCCATAACAGCATAGGATGGCGACATCACCGGTAACCAAACCAGGTCTAAATACAGGTTCGGATAAAAGAGAGACATGGCTCCTGGCTCGCCAACCCAGGGGAAACTCCCATGGAAAAGCGATATTTTTAAGTCGTGGAATTCCTCAAAAATATTCCCTAAATGTGAGGCAGCTGTCTCGAAAGCCTTTCCCGGACCAGTGTGAATTTGGATTGGTAGATGATGATCAGCCGCTTTCTGGAGGCAATAATAGAAAACATAGTCCTGAAAATCTCTTACTTCAGAAGAGAGCTCGGTTCCATCCTTTTTATAAAAAGCTTTTTCAGCTTGCTCTTTTTTAACCTTTTCAAAGCGAAGTGTCCGATCGTAGGCAACCGCACATTTCATGGTACCGATTCCCTCCGCAACTGCTTTTTTAAAAAGATGATCAATGTAAGCAAGATATTCATCAAATGTCTCAATGTGAATTCCCTGCTTGGCAGCTTCGATATGTGGGTTCATTCGGTCATGATTTAATTTTTCTTTTGAATAGCCACAGAACAACGGATCAATTCTAAAAACGGCAAAATAATGGCTTTGGTCAATATCGAATTCACCTAATTTCCAATAGCGATCATGAACAACCTTTTCGACATTGAACTTATCAAAAATCCAATAGTCCAGCATATTTTTCTTTGAATAGCTTTCTCGAATAAGTTGGGATAATTGTTCCCAATTATCTTGATTGATTTCATCATCGGAAAAACCATACATATATTGAAAAGCTTCAATGATATACCGTAAAAAGGCGCTGGCCGGTATTTTTTTCATACCTTGTAAAAGACCTTCTCGGGTTACGGTTATAGTATTGTGATCTCGTGCTCCATAAACAATCCAGGGAAGATAACTTTCCCGAAGAATGGCCAACAAAATATCGGGATGATCTTGATAAGTATTTTGTGGGAGAAAATGCTCATGGGTATCGATTTTTTTCCAGATCAGGAGCTGATTAAAAAGATCTTCATAAAAAGACATTTTTTTCACCTCTTAATAAGTTTTTTCACACAATTCTCTAAATTTTCGGGAAGCAGCTTCAATTTCTTCTTTTCCGGAAAAGATACTGGTAGTCCCGGCTATAAATACATTGGCACCGGCTTTCTTTAGAAGTGGAACTGTCGTCTCACCAATTCCTCCATCTACAGCAATATCAATATTTAATTGATGGGACTCAATCAGGTTTTTGATGGTTTGAACTTTTTTTACCACTTCTGGTACAAATTTTTGCCCAACAAATCCTGGATCTACCGTCATAACTAAAACCATATCGATATAAGGAAGAATATACTCTAAAATATCTGGTGGTGTTGAAGGATTTAGGGCTAATCCGACCTTTTTCCCTAAATTTTTTATAGAACTGACCATCTGATGAAGACGAGATGTGGTTTCAACATGAAAAGTAATGATATCCGCACCCAAGTCGGCAAAAATGGGAATTGACACTTCAGGATTACTGGTCATGAAATGAACATCAAACAGAAGTTTGGTTTGGGGACGAAGTTTTCGGAGTAAATTGGTACCCAGAGCATAATTTGGTACAAAATGTCCATCCATGATATCCAAGTGGAGCATGTTGACTCCACCTTTTTCTAACTTTCGAATATCCGATAACAAATCTAAATAATTAGCACAATCCAAGGATGCACTAATTTTTATCATTTGCTCATTCATGACTGACTTTCCTCCTTCAGTATTTTTAGTTGAGTCATTAATATTTTTGTGAATTGGTTTATCAGGGAATGATGAGAACTTTGTTGTAGAATACTTTTTTATCTCTCATCAGCTGGATAAACTCAGGAGCTTCTTCCAAGGTAAGACGATGAGAAATGAAAGGTTTAAAATTAGCTTGGCCAGAATTCTCAAATTCCAGAACTGCCTTCCAATCTGATCCAATATGAGTAAATCGAGAATTCCAGGTCCCATGTAACGTCAGCTGTTTTCTCAAAATAAGGCTCATCTCTTTAGGGGTTAAGGTAACATCCCGTTCCTGGTTTCCCAAGAGCAGGACCTCGCCAAACTTGTGAGTTATTTTTATGGATTGAACTAAGGCTCGGTTGCTTCCCGAAGCTTCACAAGTGAGATCGAAACCACCGGCTTCGGTATAATTTTCCACGGCTTTTTCTAATTTTTCTGGTTCGGGAATCATTGCCTCATTAAAACCATTTTCCCGGGCAAAATCAACTTTTTTTTGATCGATATCGAAACCGATCAAACGCCTGGCTCCTGAAATTTTTGCCCAGATTCCGAAAAGTACTCCAATGGGACCCAACCCAAAAACAGCAACAGTTTTTCCAAATGGTATCGATGACCTCCGTAGAGCATGCAGGGTTACTGCCGCCGGTTCGCTGAATGCCCCCGATTCATAAGAAACCTTTCCGGGGAGATCCATACAATTGGCTACCGGAACAGTAACATATTCAGCAAAAGCTCCGTCACGTCGCGATCCAATATACCCATAATTTTCACACATTTCATATAACCCGATCTGGCATAAACGACAATTATAGCAGGGAATCAAAGGAAAAACCGTCACTCTTTTTCCAACCCAATTCTTATCTAAACTGGGATCGCCAACTTCCTCAACTTCACCAGCAAACTCATGTCCGGGTATCGAGGGATAATAATAAGCAATACCTCCATAAATTCGAGGAATATCAGATCCACAGATACCACAGGCCTTTACTCGTATTAGGGCTTCTCCTCTCGCTGGTTTTGGTTTGGGAACGCTTAGGAATTGAATATCACCCTTTTTCAACAGAACTAATGCTTTCATGGTATCCATCTTTAAGGGTTCACCACCACTTTCAATCCTTCTCTTGATTCAGCAGCATGGAAAGCTTCATGAATTTGATCCAAAGGGAACCGATGAGTAATGTATTGTTCGGTATGAACCATTCTTTTATCAATGATTTGGATAGCTTTTTTATGATGACGAGGTAGGCTACCATGACTTCCTAATACGTTAAGTTCTTTATAATGAATTAGATTACTGGATATGTTGAGTTTTCTGGCGGTTGAAGCCAAACCACCAAAAAAATTTATTCGTGCTCGATGTCGTGCTAAAAGGAGGGATTGTTCTTGGGCGTCAGGAGATGCACAGGTAATCATAATGACATCTGGTCCTTCACCCTTAGTAACTCCTTTTACCTTGGCTTCTATATCAGGGTCATTGCTGAGGAAGTAATGATCGGCGCCATATTTTTTAGCCATATCCAAACGCTTTTGCGACCTTTGGATAACAATGATATTGGTTGCTCCCATATGTCGTCCTAACTCGATCATCATGCAACCAATCGGACCAGCCCCTATTATACAAAGGGTATCTCCAACTCCCAACTGACTCATCTCCAAACCATTTATAGCACAGGCTAATGGTTCTGCCAGACTGGCTTCATCAAAAGATAAAGTATCGGGTATTAGGTTGACGACTTGTTGGTTTACAGTGAGTTCGTTCAAAAGGATATATTCTGCAAACCCACCAGGAAATTGATAACCGACTGCATAATTGATAGCACAGTTGGTTCCCATGCCATTCTGGCACCAATAGCATTTCCCACAAGGAACATCAGCACCGACGGCTACTCGATCTCCAACCCCTAACCGTTCAACACCAGCTCCCACTTCAACAACTTCTCCAGCGATTTCATGTCCGACTATTTGAGGATACTTAACCCGAGGATTTCCCGAATGCATAATTCGTAGGTCAGATCCACAAACTGCACAGGTTTTGACTCGAACCAGAACTTCTCCTAGTCCAACTTTATAATCTGGCACCTCTTTAACCACCAATTGATCAATTCCTTCTAAGACAGCAGCTTTCATGTGATTCCTCCATTATTTATTTTTAAATTCATTAACGATAATAAAAAAGGGGGTGACAGATAGGAGCAAATGGAATCTCAAGTATTGGTCAACAAAAGGTAAATAAACTCCCTAAAAGCACAGGAAAAACTCTCCTGTAATCTCCATCACCGAATGTTACTTTTCATCCTTTTCAGATTTCACAACCGGTTTTAAACTCTTATTAACCTAATATAACATATAAATCTGGCGAACTTTTTTAGTTTCTACGTAATATCCCAAGATTAAAATTGTTTTAATCAATTTGGTTTGAAAATAAAAAGCCAGAGGGTACGATTCCCTCTGGCTAAAAAAACCAATTACAATTCGCACCTCCGGCTATGACATACCAATTGAACTACAATTTAATTTAAATCAGTTTTTAGAAAATTAAAGATTTTCAATATTTCAAACACTGTTATTTCAAAGGCATACTATACTTTTCCAATTCTTCCAGTCACACTTGTTCCATTTTTCAAAGTATCGGATACTGGACATCTTTTTTCAATTTCCTCTAAAAATTCTTTCAGCTGTGTATCGCTTAAATTTCCTTTGACTTTGATATTATATCGAATAGACTGCATTCCAGGTCTGACATTTTTATCTTGTCCCATAAATCCTCTTGGGTCAAGATCGCCTTCAACACTAATATCAATCCCTTCAAAAGGTATCTTTTTCTCATTAGCCACTACACAAGCAACAATACCTAAACATCCAACTAAAGACGAGAGTATTGCTTCAACTGGATTGGGAGCGGTATCTTCGCCACCAAGAGAAGGCGGCTCATCATAGGCAAGTGAAAAATCACGCACTATTGATTTTATTCTCAAACATCCATCCCAATGTCCAGTCGCTTTAAAAGTCGTTACCATGTGTTATTCCTCCTTTTGCATAAGAATTCCCTAATTCCCCAACC
The Candidatus Atribacteria bacterium ADurb.Bin276 genome window above contains:
- the ttcA gene encoding tRNA 2-thiocytidine biosynthesis protein TtcA, which codes for MKCTACKDEAILRIKRHHAAFCQRCFKMFIQKQTIQAIKKYQMFSKKEPVILAVSGGKDSMALWSVLTDIGNQITAIHLDLGIPNFSKQSLQAVQQFAQDKGLPLIVIHLKELLGHSLPELQNKIPRPACSVCGLIKRYLLNHYAFHHDFSVLATGHNLDDEAATLLGNLLRWREGYLQRQSPCLPSDYPGLVKKVKPFYTLTDQEILWYAQQMKIPFCDSICPLSQKASSLDFKKALNVIEEQSPGTKHYFLFHYLEKKQFLFPEKQPKVVLNNCSSCGMPTTQEKCSFCSILETAQSKSQLFIGKNDIEL
- a CDS encoding Amidohydrolase, with amino-acid sequence MSFYEDLFNQLLIWKKIDTHEHFLPQNTYQDHPDILLAILRESYLPWIVYGARDHNTITVTREGLLQGMKKIPASAFLRYIIEAFQYMYGFSDDEINQDNWEQLSQLIRESYSKKNMLDYWIFDKFNVEKVVHDRYWKLGEFDIDQSHYFAVFRIDPLFCGYSKEKLNHDRMNPHIEAAKQGIHIETFDEYLAYIDHLFKKAVAEGIGTMKCAVAYDRTLRFEKVKKEQAEKAFYKKDGTELSSEVRDFQDYVFYYCLQKAADHHLPIQIHTGPGKAFETAASHLGNIFEEFHDLKISLFHGSFPWVGEPGAMSLFYPNLYLDLVWLPVMSPSYAVMALSEWIETAGGARIMMGGDSWNAEGAVGSLLYNLKTIARVLAEKVEKKYLSRSSAEQIGKMILYDNPKEFLSR
- the rpe_2 gene encoding Ribulose-phosphate 3-epimerase, whose protein sequence is MNEQMIKISASLDCANYLDLLSDIRKLEKGGVNMLHLDIMDGHFVPNYALGTNLLRKLRPQTKLLFDVHFMTSNPEVSIPIFADLGADIITFHVETTSRLHQMVSSIKNLGKKVGLALNPSTPPDILEYILPYIDMVLVMTVDPGFVGQKFVPEVVKKVQTIKNLIESHQLNIDIAVDGGIGETTVPLLKKAGANVFIAGTTSIFSGKEEIEAASRKFRELCEKTY
- the gatD gene encoding Galactitol-1-phosphate 5-dehydrogenase; protein product: MDTMKALVLLKKGDIQFLSVPKPKPARGEALIRVKACGICGSDIPRIYGGIAYYYPSIPGHEFAGEVEEVGDPSLDKNWVGKRVTVFPLIPCYNCRLCQIGLYEMCENYGYIGSRRDGAFAEYVTVPVANCMDLPGKVSYESGAFSEPAAVTLHALRRSSIPFGKTVAVFGLGPIGVLFGIWAKISGARRLIGFDIDQKKVDFARENGFNEAMIPEPEKLEKAVENYTEAGGFDLTCEASGSNRALVQSIKITHKFGEVLLLGNQERDVTLTPKEMSLILRKQLTLHGTWNSRFTHIGSDWKAVLEFENSGQANFKPFISHRLTLEEAPEFIQLMRDKKVFYNKVLIIP
- the gutB_3 gene encoding Sorbitol dehydrogenase, producing MKAAVLEGIDQLVVKEVPDYKVGLGEVLVRVKTCAVCGSDLRIMHSGNPRVKYPQIVGHEIAGEVVEVGAGVERLGVGDRVAVGADVPCGKCYWCQNGMGTNCAINYAVGYQFPGGFAEYILLNELTVNQQVVNLIPDTLSFDEASLAEPLACAINGLEMSQLGVGDTLCIIGAGPIGCMMIELGRHMGATNIIVIQRSQKRLDMAKKYGADHYFLSNDPDIEAKVKGVTKGEGPDVIMITCASPDAQEQSLLLARHRARINFFGGLASTARKLNISSNLIHYKELNVLGSHGSLPRHHKKAIQIIDKRMVHTEQYITHRFPLDQIHEAFHAAESREGLKVVVNP
- a CDS encoding OsmC-like protein — encoded protein: MVTTFKATGHWDGCLRIKSIVRDFSLAYDEPPSLGGEDTAPNPVEAILSSLVGCLGIVACVVANEKKIPFEGIDISVEGDLDPRGFMGQDKNVRPGMQSIRYNIKVKGNLSDTQLKEFLEEIEKRCPVSDTLKNGTSVTGRIGKV